In Campylobacter sp. MIT 12-8780, the genomic stretch TCAAAAAAGTCAAGCTGTTTTTTAAAATTTTCAACTGAAAGATAGCGAAAATATGGGAAGTTTTTATCGCTTTTTCTTACATAGTGATACATTATGGTTTTCATTGTTTGTCCTTTGTTAGAGCTGGATTTTCTAGGATTGAAGCTTTTTGCGATTCTGGTTTTTGTAGGTATTTTTCTACCAAATTATTGGCAAAATTATCATACATTTTCAATGTGGCTTCTAGGGTAAAATCTTTCTTTTTATAGAGCTTACCGCTTTTTTTGTCGTTTGGCTGTTTTAGGGGAACTAAGTTTTCATAATTTTTAATTAAGTCCTTATAGGTGCTTGCAACTTTAGCAATTAGCCTATTGCCTATTTTATGGCAGTCATCATTTATGCAAACTTCAGCACGAATTTGATGGATAATATCACCTGTATCAATGCCTTTGTCTATATACATAAAGCTTGCACCTACAAATTCTGGTTCATTATTTACAAGAGGAAAAAAATTCGTTCCACTGCCTCTATAATATGGAGATAAGCCCAAATGCACATTTAAAAAAGCCTTGCCAAAAAAATCAATCAATGGAGCTTCTATCAAAGAACAACCATAAGCTATAAGCAAATCAGGCTTTAAATCAATGATCTCATCTATAAATTCTTGATTGTTAATAGCTTTATCTGGTATAAAATGAGGCTTTGATAAATCAGGACTTAGATCAACAAAGGCTTGAAAAAAATCCTTTTCACTTTGAAGTCTTAAAGCAAGATGCTTTTCTTGCAAGTCTTGTGCATTTGTATATGTATATGCTTGAGTGTTTTTTAGCTCACAATAGCTTTTTAAAACCTCAATTTCACTATCTAAAGCTATCGCTTTACGCATAAAGCTATGTCTTAGCTCATTGCTTGTAAGTATAATGATTTTTTTCATAGCAATACCCCAGTAAAGCACTTTAAGCACATAGTAAGTTCTTAAAATGATAAGGGTATGGAGGATAAAAGCTAGAGCTTTTGAGCCTTTCATGAATTAAAGCCCCCCCCCCAGAGCTTAAAGGAAGTATATTTGGTCTATCTTGATCGCCATCAGCCTTACAAAGTATATAATCTTTAGCTTCGGTTTTATAAGCAAATTCTATATTTACATTTTTTTTCTCAAAGGGTTCAAAATAATTTGGCACTAAATCCTGTTCATTTTTACATATAAAACCAGCTTTTAGAATTTCACTTGCATTTTCTGTATAACAAAGTAGATCAAGGTATTCACACTGCCTTTTTTGAAGTAGGGTTTGAAACTGAGCATAAAGATTGTTTGGGAAAGTTCCTGCAAAATCAACTATTCTTAAACATTTTGCCCCTTGTATTTTGTTTTCTCTCATAACTAGAATACATTGTAAAAAATCTTTTTCAAAAATTCCAAAGAATTCATATGTATAAAAGGGATGTTTTTCATATCTATTGATAAAAAAATCCAAACTTTTTCGTGGTGAATGAGCTAAAAATAACTTTGTATTTTTAAAAGAAGCTAAAGAAATTTGTTCTATTTTATGAGTAGATGAGGAGCTTAAAGCTTGTAAATTTTGAGAAAATGAAGCGATTTTAAAATCCTTTAAAGTCTCATTTTTGATATAAAAATGTTGTAAAAAATCGATTTTATATTTAAACGCCTTGTAAATTTTTTTTGCATCTTCACTAATGCCTATTATACCAATACTTGAAGGCTCAAAGCATTTGATAAAATGATAATACAATTTTAAGCCTATGCCATGTTTTGCAAATTCTTTCTTTACCATCCAAATAGCTAGCCAATACTCATTTAAGCTTTTTAAGCTTATATCATACTTACTTAGTGGGATAAAACCAAGTATGGCATCAAATTCCTTGCTTTGAGTGTTGAAGGCTACGACAAAATTATATCTTTTGTTTTCTTTATCTAAATGCTGAAAATCAAGCAATTCTTTAGAATGAGCCAGTATATGCCCTTTTTTCCAGTGATTTTCTATGAAATTCATGAGTAGATCAGCTTCATCTATATGGCAAAATCGTATTTCATGCTGACTTGCTTGCTTAATATCATTCATCATAACTCCTTAAACACTTTTTGCTTAGAAATCTTAAAAAAATCCCCTTTTTCAAGATGAGTAAAAAACTCTTTTGAGCTATTGATAAGCTTTGGTTTTTCTTGTTTGGTATTTTTATTTTTATGCACATTTTCTATGGCATTTAGAATTTTTTCTGCTTTTGCTGGCACTTTTGTTACGCTTTGAGAGCCTGATCTGTTATTTTGTCTTGATCCGACTAAAATTCCTGGTGTTTTAAGATATAAGGCTTCTTTAAGTATGCAGCTTGAATTGCCTATGATAAAATCAGCATGTTTTAAAAGAGTGATAAAATACTCAAAACGCAAAGAAGAAAATAGTCTAAAATTTGGTAAGTTTTTAAGCTCTTCATAGCTTTGCATGATAAACTCAAAACCTAAATCATTATTTGGATAAATCACTATATAGTTTTTAGCGCTTTGTTTGAGGGCTTTTACAAATTCAAAGGCTTGCTCTTTCATAGAGTTAAACTCGGTTGTAACAGGGTGAAGTGTAGCGATAGCATAATTTTGAAAATTTATTTCATAATAGCTTTTTGCTTGTTCTAGTGAGACTTTATTATTAGCTAAAATTTCAAGGTCTGGAGAACCTATGATAAAAATTGATTGCTCATCTTCTCCAAGTTGCATAAGGGTTTTTTTAGCCTTTTCATCATTGACTAAATGAATGTGAGCGAGTTTTGAGATAGCATGTCTTAAACTATCATCTATAGTGCCAGAAAGCTCGCCTCCTTCAATATGAGCTACAAGTATGTTGTTTAATGCTCCTACGCTTGCAGCAGCAAGTGGTTCTATCCTATCGCCATGAACCACGATGAGATCAGGCTGTATTTCAACAACAAATCTTGAAAAACCATCTATAGTAGAGGCTAAAGCCTTATCCATTTGATAATATCTATCATGGTTTATAAAGCGGAATATATTTTTAAATCCTGCCTTACTTACCTCATCAGCTGTAAAGCCAAAACCTTTGCTCATATGCATGCCTGTTACAAAGATAAAAAGCTCAAAATTTGGAGCTTCTTCAACTTTTAGCATTAAGGATTTTATCTTTGCAAAATCAGCCCTAGTGCCGGTTACAAAAACTATTTTTTTCACTCAAAATCCTCAAATTGCAATTGCGTGTCATGAGTTATATCTTTTTTAGCTTTTTTGCCAAGTATGCTTTCATAATGCTTAGCATGAATTCCGCCTTTGCCAGGTCTTTTTACCCAAATATTTTCCTTGCTTAAAAGCTCTCCTTTTTTAATATCTTTTATACTTACAACGCTTGCAAAAGCAAAGTCTATGGTAACTTGTTCCTCTGTTGCTGCTTGCTTTAATGCCCCATCTCCTCTCATTATACGCATTTGCTCACTTTGTATAATAAGCTCTTTTAGGGCATGTTCATCCATTGAGCAAACTATATCTGGTCCCTCTCTATGCATAGTATCAGTAAAGTGTCTTTCTAGCACACAAGCTCCAAGTGCAACTGCTCCAAGGCAAGCAAGATTATTTAAGGTATGATCGCTTAATCCTACAAGGCAGTCAAATTCTTTTTCAAGTTCTTTCATAGCATTTAAACGCACGAGCTTTTGTGGGGTAGGATAAAGATTGGTTGTGTGAAGCAGGACAAAAGGCACTTCGGCTTTTCTTAAGATAGCTACGCTTTCTTTTATATTTGCAAGTGAGTTCATGCCTGTGCTTAAAATCATAGGCTTTTTAAAGCTTGCTATGTGTTTGATTAAGGGATAATTATTGCATTCTCCAGAGCCTATTTTATAAGCTAAAACACCCATATCTTCAAGTCGGTTCGCTGCAGCTCTTGAAAAAGGTGTGCTAAGATAGACAAGTCCTTTACTTTCACTATACTCTTTTAATGCCCTTTCATCTTTTTCATTTAAAGCACATTTTTGCATGATTTCATAAATGCTAATTTTTGCATTTCCAGGTATTACACTTTTTGCAGCTTCACTCATCTCATCTTCAACAATATGAGTTTGATGCTTTATGAGCCTAGCTCCAGCACGAGCTGCACTATCTACCATAAGCTTTGCAAGCTCTAAACTACCATTATGATTAATGCCAATTTCAGGCACAACAAGAGGCTGTGTATCTTTTGATATGGTAATTGAAGCTATTTTAATCTCTTTTGCATTTTTCATCTTTTATTTCTCTTTATTTTTTACTCATCTTTAAATTCTTTTTTTATCTTAGGCATATCGATAAAAAAGAATTTGACAATCCCCCCCCCCCAGCGATTGTTATAAGCTTTGATAAAAGCTTCACCTAGTTTGTATGGAAGCTGTTCTTTAAGCTTTAAGGCTTCTTTATAGTCTGGATAGGTTTCTATATTTTGTAATTTTAGTTCGGGTTTCAACTCTATGAGAGTATTATAAATGTTTTGTTTTTCTTTGTGTTCTCTTGAAATTTGCTTGATCTTAAAAGGAAGTTGGAGTATTTGCATCAAGTTTTTTGAGTTTTTTATCATTATTTCACCAAGTTTATAACTAAGTTGGTTTTTGATTTTATAGACTGCTCCTATATTTGAAGTATTTTTTTGTTTAGAAAATTGAATAATGGAATTTTGTAATTGTGCAGCTTTGATATTAATATCTCTAAATCTAAGTTGTAGCAATTGCCTAAGATCGTTAAGTTGATTTTCTTTAAGATTTTTTTTGATATTTTGCAATTCATCACAAAAAATAGGAGTTTCTAAGGCTATTTCCCACCATTTTTTTCTATATTGGTAGTGTAAAGGAATTAAAGAATTGTAATTAAGCGTTTTGTATAAAGAACCCCAAGGATTTGGAAAATCTCCTCCACCTGTAAAATGGATGATTCTTGGATTTTCTAATTCATGTTCAAAATCCAGTTTGGTCATATCATAATGAGCATTCTTTTCTGGTTTTGGTATATCATTGAATGAGTTGTTGTCTATATTTGCTGTTCCAAAAGTTAAATTCCATCGTAAAGGTATAGTTAAATATCTATTATTAGTTGCAGTAATGGCGTTGATCGCACATTCATCACCAAGGTGATTTAAATGAAATTTTGCCATAAATTCAAAACACCTTTCTTCGATTTTTTCTTTTCTCCATAAATCTAAATCAATAAACATAAATCCAGTATTAAAATGAAAAGGTTCAAGTTTAAAATCATCAAGATGTTTTATTTTAGCTTTTAAAGGAGGGTATTGTCTAAAACATCCTACAGCAGCAATTATTTTATTGCACAAATCAAGTGTAAAAATTTCTCTTATATCTGAAACTGCTAACATATCCACATCTAAATAAAGACATTTTGAAATTTCATTTGGCAAAGAAGAAGCCATTCTTAATTTAAAATATGCCAAGTGACTCCCTTGTATTTTAGGCAAAGAGTATATTTTTAAAAAAGTATCATCTAAAGTGTAGATTTTTATCTTGCAAGGATAAATTGTATTAAGTTCGGCTTCAAATTTTTCCAATTTAATTTTGTTTTCATTTTTAATGCCATCTGTAAGAAGATGAAATACATATCCTTCTTCACATTCGTGTAAAGATTGGTATCCAAGTTGTTTGAAGTTTATTTTATTTGTAGCTGTTTCATTAAAAAAATCTTTAATTTTTTTTAATGAGTTAGTATTTTTGATTATGCTGGTTATTAAAACTGCGACGTATTTTACATAATTATCATTGAGGTTAAAAACAATATGAAACATAGATTTCCTTATCAATTTGTATAGACATCTTTAAACAGGCCTTTTAATCCTACAGGATTTAAAGATATAATTTCTATATCTGAATAAAATTTATCAAGTATAGGTTTAACAACCATTGTCCATTTTCTTTCTATGGTTGAGTATAGATGCTCATAAGATGCATTAATACTAGCTTGGGAAGTTGAAATGTGCGTATTATTACAATCACAACCTACTAGATAAATTCTTTTTGGCTGGGTATAGCAAGCAAATTGTAGGGCTGAAAAAATGACACTATATAAATCTGCTAATGGTTCATGAGATAGATCATAACACCATAAATCACCTTGTTTTCGTATAATATAAGGAGAGACATTTTTATATCTATAAATTCCTCTTAAATGGCGATAATGCGTAGGATTACTTAGGAATGTTGTCGGTAAAATACCCATAAAAAATTGTATATTAGGATTCTCTGCTATGTATTTAATCAGCTCCCAATCTCCTTCGGGATATAAAGCGTGATGACAAAATATATAATCAAAATTTATATTTTTCATATGAAAACAACGATTAACCCCTATGTGTATAGCATTTTTGATATGATTGGTGTATAATTTTGCAGATTCACCATTGCCAACTATGACAATATCTTTATTTTCAAAAGCAAAATTATATTGAGAAAAAATTTGCTTGTGCATAGTAGCTGCTAGTATATCAGCTCTATTTTCGTTCATTTTTTCAGTTATAAATTTGAGTTCGTTAAGTATTATTTTATTGATTTCATCTTGAGTGTAAATTTTATTTATTTTACGTTTATACCACTTGTAGATTTTAACTAGTTGAAATGGTAGACAAATCATACCCCAAAAGCTAGATGATTGAACAAAGGTATTTCCAAGTTTGTAGGTAAGAGTTTGCTTCATTTCCACAGCTTTTGCATAGTCATTATATCCCTCTAAAGGAAAATCTATTTTTATCTTTTGATGGGAAGCGGCAATTTTAGCAATAATAAAAGGAAGCCTTAATATACCTTTTGCAGATTTATAGTTTTGTAAAATAGCCTCTCCTATCTTCCAGCTTAAATGACTCTTAATAACGCCTTGTGCATTATTAATTTTTATTGCTCTTGATAGAATAACAGCTTGTTGATAGTCATTTTTTAATACAGCTTGTAAAAATTTTTTTCTTAATTCTCCTATAAATGAATCTTTATAGAAACACGAAAAATGAAATCTTTCGTTTATGTTAAAATCTAAAGCAAATTGTCTTAATTTTAAGAAAAAATCTTGTTTGTATTGATCATCTATATTGGAAAAATATCTAAAGGCTGTTAATATTGTGCCATATACTATTTCTTCTTGTAGTAAATTATATAAATCATATTTTTTAAATATAGATACCGTTTCTTTAAGAGAGGGAATGATTTGAAGTAACTTATTATCACTTCTTGTTCCTATGGAAGAAGCATTTGGATTGTCAATTCTATAATGATAGACACA encodes the following:
- a CDS encoding formyltransferase family protein, with the translated sequence MKGSKALAFILHTLIILRTYYVLKVLYWGIAMKKIIILTSNELRHSFMRKAIALDSEIEVLKSYCELKNTQAYTYTNAQDLQEKHLALRLQSEKDFFQAFVDLSPDLSKPHFIPDKAINNQEFIDEIIDLKPDLLIAYGCSLIEAPLIDFFGKAFLNVHLGLSPYYRGSGTNFFPLVNNEPEFVGASFMYIDKGIDTGDIIHQIRAEVCINDDCHKIGNRLIAKVASTYKDLIKNYENLVPLKQPNDKKSGKLYKKKDFTLEATLKMYDNFANNLVEKYLQKPESQKASILENPALTKDKQ
- the neuC gene encoding UDP-N-acetylglucosamine 2-epimerase; amino-acid sequence: MKKIVFVTGTRADFAKIKSLMLKVEEAPNFELFIFVTGMHMSKGFGFTADEVSKAGFKNIFRFINHDRYYQMDKALASTIDGFSRFVVEIQPDLIVVHGDRIEPLAAASVGALNNILVAHIEGGELSGTIDDSLRHAISKLAHIHLVNDEKAKKTLMQLGEDEQSIFIIGSPDLEILANNKVSLEQAKSYYEINFQNYAIATLHPVTTEFNSMKEQAFEFVKALKQSAKNYIVIYPNNDLGFEFIMQSYEELKNLPNFRLFSSLRFEYFITLLKHADFIIGNSSCILKEALYLKTPGILVGSRQNNRSGSQSVTKVPAKAEKILNAIENVHKNKNTKQEKPKLINSSKEFFTHLEKGDFFKISKQKVFKEL
- the neuB gene encoding N-acetylneuraminate synthase, with the translated sequence MKNAKEIKIASITISKDTQPLVVPEIGINHNGSLELAKLMVDSAARAGARLIKHQTHIVEDEMSEAAKSVIPGNAKISIYEIMQKCALNEKDERALKEYSESKGLVYLSTPFSRAAANRLEDMGVLAYKIGSGECNNYPLIKHIASFKKPMILSTGMNSLANIKESVAILRKAEVPFVLLHTTNLYPTPQKLVRLNAMKELEKEFDCLVGLSDHTLNNLACLGAVALGACVLERHFTDTMHREGPDIVCSMDEHALKELIIQSEQMRIMRGDGALKQAATEEQVTIDFAFASVVSIKDIKKGELLSKENIWVKRPGKGGIHAKHYESILGKKAKKDITHDTQLQFEDFE
- a CDS encoding glycosyltransferase family 8 protein, whose product is MFHIVFNLNDNYVKYVAVLITSIIKNTNSLKKIKDFFNETATNKINFKQLGYQSLHECEEGYVFHLLTDGIKNENKIKLEKFEAELNTIYPCKIKIYTLDDTFLKIYSLPKIQGSHLAYFKLRMASSLPNEISKCLYLDVDMLAVSDIREIFTLDLCNKIIAAVGCFRQYPPLKAKIKHLDDFKLEPFHFNTGFMFIDLDLWRKEKIEERCFEFMAKFHLNHLGDECAINAITATNNRYLTIPLRWNLTFGTANIDNNSFNDIPKPEKNAHYDMTKLDFEHELENPRIIHFTGGGDFPNPWGSLYKTLNYNSLIPLHYQYRKKWWEIALETPIFCDELQNIKKNLKENQLNDLRQLLQLRFRDINIKAAQLQNSIIQFSKQKNTSNIGAVYKIKNQLSYKLGEIMIKNSKNLMQILQLPFKIKQISREHKEKQNIYNTLIELKPELKLQNIETYPDYKEALKLKEQLPYKLGEAFIKAYNNRWGGGIVKFFFIDMPKIKKEFKDE
- a CDS encoding glycosyltransferase family 2 protein; its protein translation is MPIYNVEKYLRECLDSIVNQTYTNLEIILVNDGSTDNCDAICDEYALKDKRIKVIHKENGGLGSAYNTGLDLASGDYIGFVESDDFIELNMYEQLCNKIVQLDCDICIGMFFWHTSENIRPNFDICKFVKKPIFNIRDYPQFLLMHSSIWVKLYKRKSLGQLRFVDFGGSGYYCDIPFWANALCEAKKMCKIDSCVYHYRIDNPNASSIGTRSDNKLLQIIPSLKETVSIFKKYDLYNLLQEEIVYGTILTAFRYFSNIDDQYKQDFFLKLRQFALDFNINERFHFSCFYKDSFIGELRKKFLQAVLKNDYQQAVILSRAIKINNAQGVIKSHLSWKIGEAILQNYKSAKGILRLPFIIAKIAASHQKIKIDFPLEGYNDYAKAVEMKQTLTYKLGNTFVQSSSFWGMICLPFQLVKIYKWYKRKINKIYTQDEINKIILNELKFITEKMNENRADILAATMHKQIFSQYNFAFENKDIVIVGNGESAKLYTNHIKNAIHIGVNRCFHMKNINFDYIFCHHALYPEGDWELIKYIAENPNIQFFMGILPTTFLSNPTHYRHLRGIYRYKNVSPYIIRKQGDLWCYDLSHEPLADLYSVIFSALQFACYTQPKRIYLVGCDCNNTHISTSQASINASYEHLYSTIERKWTMVVKPILDKFYSDIEIISLNPVGLKGLFKDVYTN